In one window of Chitinophagales bacterium DNA:
- the nadC gene encoding carboxylating nicotinate-nucleotide diphosphorylase — translation MLDTQQQALHQLIRSALQEDIGEGDHSTLSSIPSQQQGKAVLRIKQAGVLAGMEVAATIFQLVEPDAVFTAIKQDGDAMQVGEVAFEVKAKVHTILQCERLVLNCMQRMSGIATLTKSYTDLLKGYRTKLLDTRKTTPNFRLLEKEAVRIGGGVNHRFGLYDMIMLKDNHIDYAGGIPQAISAASDYVQRVQPNLKIEVETRSLEDVALVLEHGAGKVFRIMLDNFTPEQVKAAVVLINGRMETEASGGINKENIQAYAAAGVDYVSVGGLIHQAQSLDLSLKAVTI, via the coding sequence ATGTTGGACACACAGCAGCAAGCACTCCATCAACTCATACGATCTGCCTTACAAGAAGATATTGGTGAAGGTGATCATTCCACCCTTAGCAGTATTCCTAGCCAGCAACAGGGTAAAGCAGTATTGCGCATTAAGCAAGCAGGTGTTCTCGCCGGTATGGAAGTGGCAGCTACAATTTTTCAGCTTGTAGAACCAGATGCTGTCTTCACTGCAATCAAACAAGATGGCGATGCCATGCAAGTGGGTGAAGTGGCTTTTGAGGTGAAGGCGAAAGTGCATACCATTTTACAATGTGAAAGACTGGTGTTGAACTGTATGCAACGCATGAGTGGTATTGCTACACTCACCAAATCATATACAGATTTATTGAAAGGGTATCGCACCAAATTGTTGGATACAAGAAAGACCACACCTAATTTTCGTTTGTTAGAGAAAGAAGCGGTGCGTATTGGCGGAGGCGTGAATCATCGTTTTGGTTTGTATGATATGATCATGCTGAAGGATAACCATATTGATTATGCAGGTGGTATTCCGCAAGCCATTTCCGCTGCAAGTGATTATGTGCAACGTGTGCAGCCAAACCTCAAGATTGAAGTAGAAACCCGCTCTTTAGAGGATGTGGCTTTGGTGCTGGAACATGGCGCTGGTAAAGTCTTCCGTATTATGCTGGACAATTTCACACCCGAGCAAGTGAAAGCAGCAGTTGTGCTGATTAATGGCCGTATGGAAACAGAAGCCAGTGGTGGTATCAACAAAGAAAATATTCAAGCCTATGCTGCTGCTGGGGTGGATTATGTGAGTGTGGGCGGATTGATTCATCAGGCGCAGAGTCTCGATCTTAGCCTGAAAGCTGTGACCATTTAA
- a CDS encoding DNA polymerase III subunit gamma/tau: MDKFIVSARKYRPQNFNTVVGQAHITTTLKNAIRNNQLAHAFLFCGPRGVGKTTCARILAKTINCENLQPDGEACNTCNSCKSFNDGASLNIHELDAASNNSVDDIRSLVEQVRFAPQAGKYKVYIVDEVHMLSTSAFNAFLKTLEEPPSYAIFILATTEKHKILPTILSRCQIFDFKRITTNDTVEHIQEIVDKESIQAEKAALQLIAQKSEGCMRDALSILDKIVSFTNGEVSYQNTLEHLNILDHDYYFRILEALQQQDLATAMLLYDEINRKGFEGDLVLNGFAEFIRNLLVCKDERAAALLDVVEGMQGKYVQTAKAADTAYLVSALNILNEAEINFKMARNKRLHVELTLIKLNFLQQAIELSAGENGSLVKKKRLDGPIAIRQKPIPALQIKAAPSSATVPEAKLYIEQPAPAPTQTSAPSPKPTAPLAAQPATAKPAATRPTSAAGQSGPKKNLLEALRDKYGNQYMIQEVKEAQNLNIEALQACWNVYAETLNQQQKHSSAATFKIARLEIIDEIHFIVKVGALTAQKFIEQERMVLIDHIQQHFNNRAITFKILVEAGEKEDVPLHMRLNSKEKFEHLAQQYPQLRELKDKLKLEIDF; encoded by the coding sequence ATGGATAAGTTTATTGTTTCGGCACGTAAGTACAGACCACAGAATTTCAATACCGTGGTTGGGCAGGCGCATATTACCACCACCCTGAAGAATGCAATCCGCAATAACCAATTGGCCCATGCATTTTTGTTTTGCGGTCCGCGTGGTGTAGGTAAAACTACCTGTGCACGTATTTTGGCCAAAACCATCAACTGTGAAAACCTGCAACCTGACGGCGAAGCTTGCAATACCTGTAACAGTTGCAAATCTTTCAACGATGGTGCTTCACTCAATATCCATGAACTGGATGCGGCCAGTAACAACTCTGTGGATGATATCCGTTCACTCGTAGAACAGGTTCGTTTTGCACCACAGGCTGGTAAGTACAAAGTGTATATCGTGGATGAGGTACACATGCTGAGTACCAGTGCCTTCAACGCATTTTTGAAAACACTGGAAGAGCCCCCCTCCTACGCTATTTTCATTCTCGCAACAACTGAGAAACACAAAATTCTGCCAACCATTTTGTCGCGTTGCCAGATTTTCGATTTCAAACGTATTACTACTAACGATACGGTTGAACATATTCAGGAGATTGTAGACAAGGAATCTATACAGGCAGAAAAAGCTGCACTACAATTGATTGCGCAGAAGAGCGAAGGCTGTATGCGTGATGCGCTGAGTATTCTGGATAAGATTGTGAGCTTTACCAATGGTGAAGTTTCCTATCAGAATACATTGGAGCATCTGAATATTCTTGACCACGATTATTATTTCCGCATACTCGAAGCATTACAACAACAGGATCTGGCAACAGCCATGTTACTGTATGATGAAATCAACCGCAAAGGTTTTGAAGGTGACTTGGTACTGAATGGCTTTGCTGAATTTATCCGTAACCTGCTGGTATGTAAAGATGAAAGAGCAGCAGCACTCCTAGATGTAGTGGAAGGCATGCAAGGTAAATATGTACAGACTGCCAAAGCAGCAGACACTGCTTATCTGGTGAGCGCACTCAATATTCTGAATGAAGCCGAGATCAATTTCAAAATGGCGCGTAACAAGCGTTTGCATGTTGAACTCACATTGATCAAGCTGAACTTTCTGCAACAAGCCATTGAACTGAGTGCCGGAGAAAACGGTAGCCTGGTTAAAAAAAAACGACTTGACGGACCGATAGCCATACGGCAGAAACCCATTCCAGCTTTACAAATCAAAGCAGCACCGTCAAGTGCTACAGTGCCTGAAGCCAAGTTGTATATTGAACAACCTGCACCTGCGCCAACCCAAACCAGTGCACCATCGCCAAAACCAACTGCTCCCCTAGCTGCACAGCCAGCTACTGCAAAACCTGCTGCAACCAGACCTACAAGCGCAGCTGGTCAAAGCGGTCCAAAGAAAAATTTACTAGAAGCTTTACGGGATAAGTATGGCAATCAATACATGATTCAGGAAGTGAAAGAAGCACAGAACCTGAACATAGAAGCATTGCAAGCCTGTTGGAATGTTTACGCAGAGACGCTCAACCAACAGCAAAAACATTCATCTGCTGCTACATTTAAAATTGCCCGCCTGGAGATCATCGATGAAATTCATTTCATTGTTAAAGTAGGCGCTTTAACAGCACAGAAATTTATTGAGCAGGAGCGCATGGTGCTGATTGATCATATTCAGCAACACTTCAACAACAGGGCCATCACTTTCAAGATATTGGTAGAAGCCGGCGAAAAAGAGGATGTGCCTTTGCACATGCGTTTGAACAGTAAGGAGAAATTTGAACACCTGGCCCAGCAATACCCCCAATTGCGTGAGCTGAAGGATAAACTCAAACTGGAAATAGATTTCTGA
- a CDS encoding translation initiation factor — MSKKNRSDKNGFVFSTDPNFQFEPEHTEEQQTLSPGQQQLRVRLDNKMRGGKTVTLITGFIGTEDDLQDLGKQLKNFCGTGGSAKDGEILVQGDQRDKVLQWLLKKGYNNTKKAGG; from the coding sequence ATGAGCAAGAAAAATCGTTCTGATAAAAACGGCTTTGTTTTCAGCACTGATCCTAATTTTCAGTTTGAACCTGAGCATACCGAGGAACAACAAACCCTCTCACCGGGTCAACAACAGTTGCGTGTTAGACTAGATAATAAAATGCGTGGTGGTAAAACAGTAACACTGATAACTGGTTTTATTGGTACTGAAGATGATCTGCAAGATTTAGGCAAGCAGTTAAAGAACTTTTGCGGTACCGGCGGTTCAGCCAAGGATGGTGAAATTTTGGTACAGGGCGATCAGCGTGATAAAGTTTTGCAATGGCTTTTAAAGAAGGGCTATAACAATACCAAAAAAGCAGGCGGTTAA
- a CDS encoding (4Fe-4S)-binding protein yields MPKQTHRYTNGEVTVIWKPEQCIHSKICWTQLRDVFDPAKRPWVNMSGADTQAIIDQVKKCPSGALSFEMNETKEAAVQSASASITNIEILPNGPILIKTNCQISFGNGETTVKEGVTALCRCGASNNKPYCDGSHNRIGFAAD; encoded by the coding sequence ATGCCCAAACAAACACATCGCTACACCAATGGAGAGGTTACCGTAATCTGGAAACCCGAGCAATGTATTCATAGCAAGATATGTTGGACACAACTGCGTGATGTGTTTGATCCTGCCAAGAGACCCTGGGTGAATATGTCCGGTGCTGATACCCAAGCGATCATTGATCAGGTAAAGAAATGCCCCAGCGGTGCATTGAGTTTTGAAATGAATGAAACTAAGGAAGCTGCTGTTCAGTCGGCCAGCGCCAGTATAACCAATATTGAAATTCTACCCAACGGCCCGATTCTCATCAAGACCAATTGCCAGATTAGTTTTGGTAATGGAGAAACAACGGTGAAGGAGGGCGTTACTGCTTTATGCCGCTGTGGTGCATCCAATAACAAACCTTATTGTGATGGCAGCCACAATCGTATTGGCTTTGCTGCTGATTGA
- a CDS encoding L,D-transpeptidase family protein, whose translation MHPTRIILLAGICFLAACSYLEEEKKIIRDTSINERTSFNNIFFDSIAIDNFLSRETELKTFADQFQDFYLARNYTYAWFDSSGLAEQAHNFMNLLSNSITQLNDSSLYDPTLFKDYERMLIDSGKSLTPAQKLQTELRFTGQFFQYAAKTYKGSDIDVAELGWFIPRKKIDLTALLDSSLRNKAIEPERFAPLNSQYKKLEQALQQFVQLQAAIDSTDTIAHVQQPLKKGMEDARIYAIKSRLIAYGDLEMHDSSELYNDSCVAAVKRFQRRTGLAADGQIGNRLIEELNTPIAKRIQQLLVNMERARWLPPESDSNYVVVNIPEFKLHVYDSGKLQYDMNVIVGSATNNTVIFNGNLKYVVFSPYWNVPSSIVQKEILPAMNRNPAYLDKNHMEITGGSKNSPSIRQKPGPWNSLGLVKFLFPNSYSIYFHDTPNRSLFSANNRSLSHGCIRLGEPKKFAQYLLRNDTTYWTSKRIDSCMNLPKEKWVTLNKPLPVFILYMTAWVDKNGLLNFRRDIYGHDRKMTDKLFVKN comes from the coding sequence ATGCACCCTACAAGAATCATCCTACTTGCAGGTATTTGCTTTTTGGCAGCCTGTAGTTATCTGGAAGAAGAGAAAAAAATCATCCGAGATACCAGTATCAACGAACGCACTTCTTTCAACAATATCTTTTTCGATAGCATTGCTATTGATAATTTTCTAAGCAGAGAAACTGAACTAAAAACTTTTGCAGACCAGTTTCAGGATTTTTATCTCGCCAGAAACTACACCTATGCTTGGTTCGACAGCAGTGGGCTTGCTGAACAAGCACATAATTTCATGAACCTGCTAAGCAACAGCATTACTCAGTTAAACGACAGCTCACTATATGATCCAACTTTATTCAAAGATTATGAACGCATGTTGATTGATAGTGGTAAAAGCCTGACACCTGCACAGAAGCTACAGACAGAACTGCGTTTCACCGGACAGTTTTTTCAATATGCTGCCAAGACTTATAAAGGCAGTGATATTGATGTGGCAGAGCTAGGTTGGTTTATCCCTAGAAAAAAAATTGATCTGACAGCTTTGCTGGATTCCAGTCTGCGCAATAAAGCCATCGAGCCGGAACGTTTTGCCCCACTGAATTCGCAGTACAAAAAACTAGAGCAGGCTCTGCAACAGTTTGTGCAATTGCAAGCTGCAATAGATAGCACAGATACCATTGCACATGTACAACAGCCCCTTAAAAAGGGCATGGAAGATGCACGCATTTATGCCATCAAATCCAGACTAATCGCTTATGGTGATTTGGAAATGCATGACAGTAGTGAGCTGTATAACGACAGCTGTGTTGCAGCTGTCAAACGCTTTCAGCGCAGAACAGGTTTGGCTGCAGACGGACAAATCGGTAACCGACTCATTGAAGAACTCAATACACCCATCGCAAAACGTATCCAGCAATTATTGGTGAATATGGAGAGAGCAAGATGGTTGCCTCCAGAGAGTGATTCCAATTATGTAGTGGTGAATATTCCTGAGTTCAAATTACATGTATATGATAGTGGCAAACTGCAATACGACATGAATGTAATTGTGGGTTCAGCCACCAACAACACGGTTATCTTCAACGGCAACCTGAAGTATGTAGTGTTTAGTCCATACTGGAATGTGCCTTCCAGCATTGTGCAGAAAGAGATTTTGCCTGCTATGAACCGCAACCCTGCCTATCTTGATAAAAACCACATGGAGATTACAGGAGGTAGCAAGAATAGTCCGAGCATACGACAGAAACCGGGCCCGTGGAATTCATTGGGTTTGGTGAAATTTCTCTTTCCCAATAGTTACAGTATTTATTTCCATGATACACCCAACCGCAGCCTGTTCTCAGCCAATAACAGAAGCCTGAGCCATGGTTGTATCCGCCTTGGCGAACCCAAGAAATTTGCCCAATATCTTTTGCGGAATGATACTACTTACTGGACTAGCAAGCGCATTGATAGTTGTATGAATTTGCCCAAGGAAAAATGGGTAACGCTGAATAAACCACTACCAGTGTTTATTTTGTACATGACGGCATGGGTAGATAAAAATGGCTTGTTAAATTTCCGCAGGGATATTTATGGTCACGACCGTAAAATGACCGACAAGTTATTCGTGAAAAACTAA
- a CDS encoding alpha/beta fold hydrolase codes for MRTLFIILGLAFFVQTSHAQQFPCNNKNLPVIFIHGFLGGGDNWTSLYQDFLANGYCHQQLEVFDWNSIGGDAQKNIQRLDSTIDAVMKRNNSSKVHLIAHSAGGGLSYQYCSDKERAKKVAKYVHIGSSKQKNTIGRRIDMLNIYSSADLIARQAGDIDGAINIAFTHADHFQLVTDGNTARAVIHFIMDESIEPQQLKPIKTLQYHENLVISGKACTFGDNQPIEKAKIEIYAINHLTGQRLKKKADTVFVSDVNGRWGPFKAKAFTSYEMVLKPADTAMRTVYYFRDIFIAQNPLVYLRAIPKSGMTAFLLGGVPKDEQQAAVAIFSASRGVVAGRDSVTVNGVSIATNAFAPAKKNAIAFFLYDDGDQQTSGNGLPAFGATPFLSGIDMFINAKETKVKKKVTPPAPIALYYNTRKLVLPARRSKEGVLVAVFE; via the coding sequence ATGCGTACACTCTTCATCATTTTAGGCTTAGCTTTTTTTGTGCAGACAAGTCATGCGCAACAATTCCCATGTAATAACAAAAACCTGCCGGTGATTTTCATCCATGGCTTTTTGGGCGGTGGTGATAACTGGACTTCTCTTTATCAGGATTTTCTGGCCAATGGTTATTGTCACCAGCAATTGGAAGTCTTTGATTGGAACTCCATTGGTGGTGATGCACAGAAAAATATCCAGCGCCTTGACAGCACTATTGATGCAGTGATGAAACGCAACAACAGTAGCAAAGTCCATTTAATTGCTCACTCAGCAGGTGGTGGTTTGAGCTATCAATATTGTAGCGATAAAGAGCGCGCCAAAAAAGTAGCTAAGTATGTACACATTGGTAGTAGCAAACAAAAAAATACCATCGGCAGAAGAATTGATATGCTGAACATTTATTCATCTGCAGATTTGATTGCCCGACAAGCGGGTGATATTGATGGTGCTATCAATATCGCGTTTACGCATGCAGATCATTTTCAACTAGTCACCGATGGCAATACAGCACGCGCAGTCATTCATTTCATCATGGATGAAAGCATCGAGCCGCAACAACTCAAACCCATCAAGACTTTACAATACCATGAAAATCTTGTCATCAGTGGTAAAGCCTGTACGTTTGGCGACAATCAACCAATAGAAAAAGCAAAGATTGAAATCTACGCCATCAATCACCTTACTGGTCAGCGTTTGAAGAAAAAAGCAGACACTGTTTTTGTGAGTGATGTGAACGGACGCTGGGGACCATTCAAAGCGAAAGCATTTACCAGTTATGAAATGGTGTTAAAGCCTGCAGATACTGCCATGCGTACCGTGTATTATTTCCGCGATATTTTTATTGCACAGAACCCACTTGTGTACTTGCGTGCAATACCCAAGAGTGGCATGACGGCCTTTCTGCTGGGCGGTGTTCCCAAAGACGAACAGCAAGCAGCGGTAGCTATTTTCTCTGCTAGCCGAGGGGTGGTTGCAGGAAGAGACAGTGTCACCGTGAATGGTGTTTCAATCGCCACAAATGCTTTCGCGCCTGCCAAGAAAAATGCCATTGCTTTTTTCTTGTATGATGATGGAGATCAACAAACCAGTGGCAATGGATTGCCTGCTTTTGGTGCTACCCCTTTCCTTTCAGGTATAGACATGTTCATCAACGCAAAGGAAACCAAGGTGAAAAAGAAAGTAACACCACCCGCACCCATTGCTTTATACTACAACACACGCAAGCTGGTGCTTCCAGCACGCAGGAGTAAAGAAGGTGTATTGGTAGCCGTATTTGAATGA
- a CDS encoding DUF4783 domain-containing protein, producing MKQLLVLLVALFTVQFSASAQSDVDAIVQSLKAADVSALTEHFDDFLDLKLLDKDEVKNMGKNQAGLALKAFFSEQGIKGFDKVSDREIGSTMYMTGKLRNSGKGYNITLMLKVKNNKHQIITIRIS from the coding sequence ATGAAGCAATTATTGGTCTTGTTGGTGGCTTTATTTACAGTACAGTTTTCGGCCAGTGCACAGTCAGATGTAGACGCTATTGTACAGTCGCTGAAAGCAGCAGATGTAAGTGCGCTGACAGAGCATTTTGATGATTTTCTCGATCTGAAACTCTTGGATAAAGACGAAGTGAAGAATATGGGTAAGAATCAGGCAGGCCTTGCCCTAAAAGCTTTTTTCAGCGAGCAGGGTATCAAAGGTTTTGATAAAGTATCTGATCGGGAAATAGGCAGTACCATGTATATGACTGGTAAACTGCGCAACAGTGGTAAGGGGTATAATATTACGCTCATGCTTAAGGTGAAGAACAACAAACACCAGATCATTACAATAAGGATTTCCTAA
- a CDS encoding 16S rRNA (uracil(1498)-N(3))-methyltransferase has translation MAAPYFYEPLISSNHTSFELSEESSKHAVQVLRMEAGETIQLTNGQGGLFTATITLAHKKHCQVSVATATQIPMPEKQHAIAVSPLKNNSRIEWFLEKATELGIHRIIPLICQRTEKQVVKQERWQQILIAAMLQSQQAWLPILDAPTKFADTIQASYTGNKLIAHCLPNEKKPLNAFAAENSLILIGPEGDFTESEIELALSAGFQPVSLGSTRLRTETAALTAAVVLQQF, from the coding sequence ATGGCAGCACCTTATTTCTATGAACCCCTGATCAGCAGCAATCACACCAGTTTTGAACTGAGTGAGGAAAGCAGCAAACATGCTGTTCAGGTCTTGCGCATGGAAGCAGGTGAAACAATTCAACTTACGAACGGACAAGGTGGCTTGTTTACTGCAACAATCACACTTGCACATAAAAAACATTGCCAGGTAAGCGTTGCAACGGCAACACAAATACCAATGCCTGAAAAGCAACATGCAATTGCAGTCTCACCCTTAAAAAATAATAGCCGGATTGAATGGTTTCTGGAAAAAGCAACTGAACTGGGTATTCATCGCATCATACCATTGATCTGCCAGCGTACCGAAAAACAAGTGGTAAAGCAGGAAAGATGGCAACAGATATTGATCGCTGCCATGCTGCAAAGTCAGCAAGCCTGGTTACCCATACTAGACGCACCTACAAAATTTGCTGATACCATTCAAGCTTCTTATACAGGCAACAAGTTGATTGCACATTGCTTACCAAATGAAAAAAAACCACTCAATGCATTTGCTGCAGAAAACAGCCTGATCCTGATTGGCCCTGAGGGCGATTTTACCGAGTCAGAAATTGAGCTTGCACTTTCAGCCGGATTTCAACCCGTAAGTTTGGGCAGTACCCGCTTACGCACGGAGACCGCAGCTTTAACCGCCGCTGTGGTTTTACAGCAATTCTGA
- a CDS encoding 2,3-bisphosphoglycerate-independent phosphoglycerate mutase, with protein MKKRAILIIMDGWGLGKVASADAIQHAKTPFVSGLYNQYPHTTLVTCGEAVGLPDGQMGNSEVGHLNLGAGRIVYQELQRINVAIRSGELAANPQLLAAIQYAKDNQKPLHLIGLVSDGGVHSHINHLKAITDICKAQGLSNVFIHAFTDGRDTDPKSGLGFLQELTQHLTQSVGVIASVTGRYYAMDRDKRWERVKLAYDGLVNGIGLATDDVLAAVRASYAADVTDEFIKPIINTKAGNASIQNGDAVLCFNFRTDRCREITQVLSQTDMPDHGMHKLQLHYTTITEYDNTFQNVHVVFENDNLNNTLGEVLEANGKKQIRIAETEKYPHVTFFFSGGREQPFEGEQRIMVPSPKVATYDLQPEMSAVGITDQLIPEIENETADFICLNYANADMVGHTGVFSAAIKAVETVDACVQRVVTAALQHGYTIFLTADHGNADFMINEDGSPNTAHTLNLVPFFVIDQQWKGTVKPGKLGDMAPTILHMMDLPIPKEMTGSILTA; from the coding sequence ATGAAAAAACGTGCAATTCTGATCATTATGGATGGCTGGGGACTGGGTAAAGTGGCTTCAGCCGATGCCATTCAACATGCGAAAACGCCTTTTGTGAGTGGTTTATATAACCAATACCCCCATACCACTTTGGTTACATGCGGCGAAGCAGTTGGTTTGCCGGATGGACAGATGGGCAATAGCGAAGTAGGTCACTTGAATCTGGGCGCAGGCCGCATTGTGTACCAGGAATTACAACGCATCAATGTAGCCATACGCAGTGGTGAGTTAGCTGCCAATCCGCAATTACTTGCTGCTATTCAATATGCCAAGGATAATCAAAAACCTTTGCACCTGATTGGCTTGGTAAGTGATGGCGGCGTGCACTCGCATATCAATCACCTGAAAGCTATTACCGATATCTGTAAAGCTCAGGGTTTATCCAATGTATTCATTCATGCCTTTACAGATGGACGTGATACTGATCCCAAAAGCGGATTGGGCTTCTTACAAGAATTAACACAACACCTGACACAAAGTGTGGGCGTGATTGCCAGTGTAACCGGCAGATATTATGCAATGGACCGCGACAAACGCTGGGAAAGAGTGAAGTTGGCTTATGACGGATTGGTCAATGGTATCGGTCTTGCTACGGATGATGTCTTGGCAGCAGTGCGTGCATCCTATGCAGCAGATGTTACAGATGAATTCATCAAGCCTATCATCAATACAAAAGCCGGTAATGCAAGCATCCAAAATGGCGATGCTGTGCTTTGCTTCAATTTCCGCACAGACCGTTGCAGAGAAATTACACAAGTGCTGAGCCAGACAGATATGCCTGATCATGGCATGCACAAGTTACAACTACACTATACCACCATCACAGAGTATGACAATACTTTCCAAAACGTGCATGTGGTATTTGAGAACGATAATTTGAACAATACTTTAGGCGAAGTTTTGGAAGCCAACGGTAAGAAACAAATTCGCATTGCAGAGACGGAAAAATATCCGCACGTTACTTTCTTCTTCAGCGGTGGCCGCGAACAACCTTTTGAAGGCGAACAACGCATCATGGTGCCTTCACCCAAAGTAGCTACCTATGATTTACAACCTGAGATGAGTGCTGTTGGTATTACCGATCAACTCATCCCCGAGATTGAAAACGAAACAGCTGATTTTATTTGCTTGAATTATGCCAATGCAGATATGGTTGGCCATACTGGTGTATTCAGCGCAGCCATCAAAGCAGTAGAAACTGTGGATGCCTGTGTGCAACGCGTAGTAACTGCTGCATTGCAACATGGCTATACCATTTTCTTAACTGCTGATCATGGCAATGCAGATTTCATGATCAATGAAGATGGCTCGCCCAATACCGCACATACGTTGAATCTGGTTCCTTTCTTT